The following are encoded in a window of Peromyscus maniculatus bairdii isolate BWxNUB_F1_BW_parent chromosome X, HU_Pman_BW_mat_3.1, whole genome shotgun sequence genomic DNA:
- the LOC102916662 gene encoding periphilin-1-like isoform X1 gives MWSEGWCDYKRLPGKQAQGWYDYRRLPGKQAPPWNHPSDGNHRLINVVPKRPPLGDKKSSLLAKPKEGGYSRYYCHVDYQEWDVGPCFTQDPRRAPPYKRGHCGYRWSRDEYSTSQQPQYRAMRNGFRRKRFYSSHYSRQRSPHKRGAPFLRESRVGRKDSLHSRFGSSLSSRSRMRSFHQSRCRCKERAIQFLKTSRDTVPSSSSSKVLKSPSRLTEKEQADAAGKRANENPKQSEENNLAEISEFEMGSKAPLRLNQTEEPESNTTAGPELCEDSQLSIRSKAIASKITEIEKIYRQVCETFGMVVERLVEKDRSLEKSIQFAMKQSLHEIGEQHVEELKHFIMEYDNSTPDFGDSF, from the coding sequence atgtggtctgagggatggtgtgactacaagcgacttccaggaaaacaagcacAGGGATGGTATGACTACAGGCGACTTCCAGGGAAACAAGCGCCTCCTTGGAACCATCCCAGTGATGGCAACCATAGATTAATTAATGTTGTGCCAAAGAGACCGCCTCTGGGAGACAAGAAATCTTCTCTGCTAGCCAAACCCAAGGAAGGAGGCTACAGTAGATACTACTGTCATGTTGATTACCAAGAATGGGACGTgggcccctgttttactcaggatccAAGAAGAGCCCCACCCTACAAACGAGGCCATTGTGGCTACCGATGGTCAAGAGATGAGTATTCTACAAGCCAACAGCCTCAATACAGGGCCATGAGAAACGGCTTTAGAAGAAAACGTTTCTATTCTTCCCATTATTCAAGACAACGCTCTCCCCATAAACGGGGCGCtccttttttgagagaatcaCGTGTGGGCAGGAAGGACTCCCTTCACAGCAGATTTGGATCCAGTCtcagcagtagaagcaggatgcGCTCCTTCCATCAGTCTCGATGTAGATGTAAAGAGAGAGCCatccagtttttgaaaacatcaagagatactgtgccctcaagttcttcatccaaggtgttaaaaagccccagccggctgactgagaaggaacaggctgatgctgcaggcaagagggctaatgaaaatcccaagcagtcagaagaaaataacttggcTGAAATTTCCGAGTTTGAGATGGGATCCAAGGCACCATTACGTCTCAACCAGACAGAAGAACCCGAGTCAAACACAACAGCTGGCCCAGAATTGTGTGAAGACAGCCAGCTTAGCATTCGCTCAAAAGCTATTGCATCAAAAATCACTGAGATTGAGAAGATTTACCGACAAGTCTGTGAAACTTTCGGGATGGTGGTGGAAAGGCTGGTTGAAAAGGATCGTTCGTTAGAAAAATCTATACAGTTTGCAATGAAGCAGAGTTTGCATGAAATAGGTGAGCAACATGTTGAAgaactcaagcatttcattatggagtATGATAATTCTACTCCAGATTTTGGAGACTCTTTTTAG
- the LOC102916662 gene encoding periphilin-1-like isoform X2: MRNGFRRKRFYSSHYSRQRSPHKRGAPFLRESRVGRKDSLHSRFGSSLSSRSRMRSFHQSRCRCKERAIQFLKTSRDTVPSSSSSKMGSKAPLRLNQTEEPESNTTAGPELCEDSQLSIRSKAIASKITEIEKIYRQVCETFGMVVERLVEKDRSLEKSIQFAMKQSLHEIGEQHVEELKHFIMEYDNSTPDFGDSF; the protein is encoded by the exons ATGAGAAACGGCTTTAGAAGAAAACGTTTCTATTCTTCCCATTATTCAAGACAACGCTCTCCCCATAAACGGGGCGCtccttttttgagagaatcaCGTGTGGGCAGGAAGGACTCCCTTCACAGCAGATTTGGATCCAGTCtcagcagtagaagcaggatgcGCTCCTTCCATCAGTCTCGATGTAGATGTAAAGAGAGAGCCatccagtttttgaaaacatcaagagatactgtgccctcaagttcttcatccaag ATGGGATCCAAGGCACCATTACGTCTCAACCAGACAGAAGAACCCGAGTCAAACACAACAGCTGGCCCAGAATTGTGTGAAGACAGCCAGCTTAGCATTCGCTCAAAAGCTATTGCATCAAAAATCACTGAGATTGAGAAGATTTACCGACAAGTCTGTGAAACTTTCGGGATGGTGGTGGAAAGGCTGGTTGAAAAGGATCGTTCGTTAGAAAAATCTATACAGTTTGCAATGAAGCAGAGTTTGCATGAAATAGGTGAGCAACATGTTGAAgaactcaagcatttcattatggagtATGATAATTCTACTCCAGATTTTGGAGACTCTTTTTAG